Proteins encoded together in one Candidatus Sulfotelmatobacter sp. window:
- a CDS encoding APC family permease, whose translation MAESNPKQRADKTSLLSPGVSIGDAEDRNRPPQVMGFRDLFLFYIITGISLRWIATAAAAGPSSIVIWVGAWLCFYTPLALSVLELSSRYPNEGGLYVWSKRAFGDFSGFMAAWTYWTSNLPYFPAVLYFAASNVLFMRQASWEYLSGNATFYIAFSLLTLSAATLLNIVGLDVGKWLHNIGAIAMWIPAGIVIVMGLIAWHRYGSATSFTLHSMTPSMHFNDLIFWSVLTFAFGGSETASFMGEEIKNARRTIPLALLSAGVVVTICYILGTICVLLALPSGEVNSLQGLVQAVSKTAARVGYPGVLPLAAFLIALSNIGAAGAYLAAVARLPFVAGLDRFLPPAFGALHPRWKTPWVALLTQFFLGVVFILLGQAGTSVKGAYDVLVSMGVITYFIPYLYLFAAMIKLQREPAGADVIRVPGGKSVATLMATVGFLTTAMTIALSLIPQPDEPNKPLALFKVIGGTGALVLIGAWIYWAGKRRARTVSPA comes from the coding sequence TTGGCCGAATCCAATCCGAAGCAGCGCGCGGACAAGACCTCTCTTCTTTCGCCCGGAGTTTCGATCGGCGACGCTGAAGACCGCAATCGGCCGCCGCAGGTGATGGGCTTTCGCGATCTGTTTCTGTTTTACATCATCACCGGCATCAGCCTGCGCTGGATTGCGACTGCGGCGGCGGCTGGGCCGAGTTCCATCGTCATCTGGGTCGGCGCGTGGCTGTGCTTCTACACTCCGCTGGCGCTTTCTGTGCTGGAACTTTCTTCGCGCTATCCCAACGAAGGCGGATTGTATGTGTGGAGCAAACGCGCCTTCGGCGATTTCTCCGGCTTCATGGCGGCATGGACTTACTGGACCAGCAACCTGCCGTACTTCCCTGCCGTGCTCTATTTTGCGGCCAGCAATGTGTTGTTCATGCGGCAGGCGAGTTGGGAATATCTCTCAGGCAATGCAACGTTCTATATCGCCTTCTCGCTGCTCACGCTCTCGGCGGCCACGTTGCTGAATATCGTCGGCCTCGACGTGGGCAAGTGGTTGCACAATATCGGCGCGATCGCGATGTGGATTCCGGCAGGGATCGTCATTGTGATGGGATTGATTGCGTGGCATCGCTACGGATCGGCGACTTCATTCACGCTGCACTCGATGACTCCCAGCATGCATTTCAACGATCTCATCTTTTGGTCGGTGCTGACGTTCGCGTTCGGAGGCAGCGAGACGGCGTCGTTCATGGGAGAAGAAATCAAGAACGCGCGCCGGACGATTCCTCTTGCTCTGCTCTCTGCCGGAGTCGTGGTGACGATCTGCTACATCCTGGGGACGATTTGCGTGCTGCTGGCGTTGCCCTCCGGTGAAGTGAACAGCCTGCAAGGGCTGGTGCAGGCCGTGTCGAAGACGGCGGCGCGCGTGGGATATCCCGGCGTGTTGCCGCTGGCGGCATTTTTGATTGCGCTCAGCAATATTGGCGCTGCGGGCGCTTATCTGGCGGCGGTGGCGCGGCTCCCATTCGTCGCCGGACTTGATCGCTTTCTTCCACCCGCGTTCGGGGCGCTGCATCCGCGCTGGAAGACTCCATGGGTGGCGTTGCTCACTCAGTTCTTCCTTGGTGTGGTCTTCATCCTTCTTGGGCAGGCGGGAACCAGTGTGAAGGGTGCTTACGATGTGTTGGTCAGCATGGGCGTGATTACATATTTCATTCCATATCTGTACTTGTTTGCGGCGATGATCAAGCTGCAGCGCGAGCCGGCCGGAGCCGATGTTATTCGAGTGCCGGGTGGGAAGAGCGTGGCGACGTTAATGGCGACCGTGGGATTTCTAACCACGGCAATGACGATCGCGCTGTCTCTGATTCCGCAGCCCGACGAGCCGAACAAGCCGCTGGCGCTGTTCAAGGTGATTGGCGGGACGGGAGCGCTCGTCCTGATTGGAGCCTGGATTTACTGGGCGGGGAAACGGAGAGCCCGGACCGTTTCGCCCGCATGA
- a CDS encoding amino acid permease, translated as MGTTPVLPANQTAQSISASPESKPSLVRGLSLLDSVLLLVSGIIGSSIFLTAKDIAGPLPQPLMFLLVWVLGALISLCACFAFAELGSMFPDSGGQYIYLREAYGDLVAFLYGWMLFSVANGGSIAALSVASAAYTGQVFPVVSEAHIVAAFGGIVITRAHLFALLLIAALTWVNVVGLRWGALLQNLSTWTKFTAMAAFVVLGFAIGKGHWSNFQAHGVGLMMGLGPGQLISALGVGLIAVYWAYDGWVYITWVAGEVKDPRRNVPLAMVLGVLAVGVIYVAMNMTYVYALPMREIAAHETIAHAAAAALFSPGAAVWLSLMIAISCFSAAATCTLSGARVYLAMAQDGVFFKRMAVIHPKWRTPAFSLIGQGVWAALLTISGRYDQLYTYVIYGMVLSYTLTVIAMFWLRWKRPEIPRPYRCTGYPWLPAIYVLIGVAWILNTTIRRPMESFWSMVVVLIGVPGYLYWKRRNRTTADVE; from the coding sequence ATGGGAACCACGCCGGTTCTTCCCGCCAATCAAACGGCGCAGTCGATATCGGCGTCACCGGAGTCTAAGCCTTCCCTGGTGCGCGGACTTAGCCTGCTCGATTCCGTCCTGCTGCTGGTCAGCGGGATCATCGGGTCGTCCATTTTTTTGACGGCGAAAGACATTGCGGGCCCGCTGCCGCAGCCGCTGATGTTTCTTCTGGTATGGGTGCTGGGGGCGTTGATTTCGCTCTGCGCCTGCTTCGCGTTCGCCGAACTCGGATCGATGTTCCCCGATTCCGGCGGGCAATACATCTATCTGCGCGAGGCTTACGGCGATCTGGTTGCTTTTCTGTATGGCTGGATGCTGTTCAGCGTGGCGAACGGGGGATCGATTGCGGCGCTTTCGGTGGCGTCGGCGGCTTATACGGGACAAGTGTTTCCCGTTGTATCGGAAGCTCACATTGTGGCGGCATTTGGCGGCATCGTTATCACGCGCGCACATCTTTTCGCGCTGCTACTGATCGCTGCTCTTACCTGGGTCAACGTGGTCGGACTGCGCTGGGGCGCTTTGCTCCAGAACCTCTCGACCTGGACAAAGTTCACCGCCATGGCGGCATTCGTTGTGCTCGGTTTCGCGATCGGCAAGGGCCATTGGTCGAATTTTCAAGCCCACGGCGTGGGACTGATGATGGGATTAGGGCCGGGGCAGTTAATCTCCGCGCTTGGAGTTGGCTTGATCGCGGTGTACTGGGCTTATGACGGATGGGTGTACATCACGTGGGTGGCGGGCGAAGTAAAGGATCCACGGCGGAACGTGCCGTTGGCTATGGTTTTGGGCGTGCTTGCCGTAGGCGTGATTTATGTCGCGATGAACATGACCTATGTGTACGCGCTGCCGATGCGGGAAATTGCGGCACACGAGACTATCGCGCATGCAGCGGCCGCGGCCTTGTTCTCGCCGGGCGCGGCGGTTTGGCTGTCGCTGATGATTGCGATTTCATGCTTCAGCGCGGCGGCGACCTGCACACTATCCGGCGCGCGAGTCTATCTCGCCATGGCGCAGGATGGCGTTTTCTTCAAGCGCATGGCGGTGATCCATCCTAAGTGGAGAACTCCGGCGTTCAGCTTGATCGGGCAGGGCGTGTGGGCGGCGTTGCTCACGATCAGCGGGCGCTACGATCAGCTTTACACTTACGTCATTTATGGCATGGTGTTGTCGTACACGCTGACCGTGATCGCGATGTTCTGGCTGCGCTGGAAGCGACCGGAGATTCCGCGGCCGTATCGCTGCACGGGATATCCGTGGCTGCCGGCGATTTATGTACTGATCGGCGTCGCCTGGATCTTGAACACCACCATCCGCAGGCCGATGGAAAGTTTCTGGAGCATGGTCGTGGTGCTGATCGGCGTGCCGGGATATTTGTATTGGAAGCGCCGGAACCGCACAACCGCGGACGTGGAATAG
- a CDS encoding methyltransferase domain-containing protein: MPDRPQTPDDKLQHEFNRWAAAGEGAKMERHHLDITEKTIRRMNLRPGERVLDLGCGSGWATRLLARLVGDGPEGFGQVVGLDVSDEMVRQARESSKDFENILYVWGSAQQIPWEENFFDRVLSVESFYYYPDQDRALMELFRVMAPRGRLFILINLYKDNQYSLQWVDKLKVPVHVRSSAEYVELFKKHAFESVETVRIPDDTPTPDDYKTKSFNSLDDLRAFKREGALLLMASKPDLRTPLPGYTIY; the protein is encoded by the coding sequence ATGCCCGACCGACCGCAAACTCCCGACGACAAGCTGCAACATGAATTCAACCGCTGGGCCGCTGCTGGCGAAGGCGCGAAGATGGAACGCCATCATCTCGATATCACCGAAAAGACAATTCGCCGCATGAATTTGCGTCCCGGCGAGCGCGTGCTCGACCTGGGCTGCGGCTCGGGATGGGCCACGCGCCTGCTCGCGCGCCTCGTTGGCGATGGCCCCGAAGGCTTCGGGCAGGTGGTTGGCCTCGATGTTTCCGATGAGATGGTTCGCCAGGCCCGCGAATCCTCGAAAGACTTCGAGAACATTCTTTACGTCTGGGGATCGGCGCAACAGATTCCGTGGGAGGAAAATTTCTTCGACAGGGTGCTGTCGGTGGAATCGTTCTACTACTATCCTGATCAGGACCGCGCGCTGATGGAATTATTCCGCGTGATGGCGCCGCGAGGCCGGCTTTTCATTCTGATCAATCTGTACAAAGACAACCAGTATTCGCTGCAGTGGGTCGACAAGCTGAAAGTCCCTGTGCACGTGCGATCCTCAGCCGAATACGTCGAACTTTTCAAAAAGCACGCCTTCGAAAGCGTTGAAACCGTTCGCATCCCCGACGACACGCCTACGCCCGACGATTACAAAACGAAATCATTCAACAGCCTTGACGATCTGCGGGCGTTCAAGCGCGAGGGCGCCCTGCTCCTGATGGCGTCGAAGCCCGACCTTCGCACGCCGCTTCCAGGCTACACGATTTACTAG
- a CDS encoding DUF4097 family beta strand repeat-containing protein: protein MNRQRQSATWLGAVLGTLCALLILTLSAHASDHRGALTEEFHQTYALTADGRVELDNINGPVHISSWDQNSVKVDAIKYADTKERLDEAKIEINSGKEYLEIRTKYPEHNENWNWGSHNNPASVEYTLTVPRTARLDEIKLINGSLDITGVTGEVNASCINGRLEAQNLAGRAHLSTVNGRLEARFDQLAGNSVELNSVNGSVDLTIPSDSNAEVEATTVSGGIDNDFGLRVNHHRFVGHDLRGELGSGGAHIRLSNVNGRVEVHHAQDGRALSPVKDLSHGDKGDDEI, encoded by the coding sequence ATGAACCGCCAACGCCAATCCGCCACCTGGCTGGGAGCTGTCCTGGGAACCCTGTGTGCCTTGCTGATTCTTACCTTATCGGCGCACGCGTCCGATCATCGTGGCGCTCTGACCGAAGAGTTTCACCAGACCTACGCCCTCACCGCCGATGGCCGGGTTGAACTCGATAACATCAACGGCCCGGTTCACATCAGCAGCTGGGACCAGAACTCCGTGAAAGTCGATGCCATAAAGTATGCCGATACCAAAGAACGCCTGGACGAAGCCAAGATCGAGATCAACTCCGGCAAGGAATATCTGGAAATTCGAACCAAGTACCCGGAGCACAACGAAAATTGGAATTGGGGATCGCACAACAATCCGGCAAGCGTTGAGTACACGCTGACCGTGCCGCGTACGGCGCGGCTGGATGAGATCAAGTTGATCAACGGCTCGCTCGACATTACCGGCGTGACTGGCGAAGTGAACGCTTCGTGCATCAATGGGCGGCTCGAGGCGCAGAATCTGGCGGGACGGGCTCACTTGTCGACGGTCAATGGCAGGCTGGAGGCACGTTTTGACCAGCTCGCCGGAAATTCGGTCGAGTTGAATTCCGTCAATGGATCGGTCGATCTGACGATTCCTTCGGATTCGAATGCGGAGGTCGAAGCGACCACGGTCTCCGGCGGGATCGACAACGATTTCGGGCTGCGTGTGAATCATCACCGCTTCGTCGGCCACGACCTGCGTGGAGAGCTGGGCAGCGGTGGGGCGCACATCCGGCTGTCGAACGTGAATGGCAGGGTTGAGGTTCACCACGCACAGGATGGACGGGCTTTGAGTCCCGTGAAGGACTTGAGCCATGGCGACAAAGGCGATGACGAGATTTGA
- a CDS encoding glycosyltransferase family 39 protein — protein sequence MKSTSASAEIPASKSGPFRDRWAHIRNSPLWIVAIALLIRIAWIVIGHTYKFKSTDDNFSFGWEMGRIGASLASGHGFSSPFGPPTGPTAWEPPLYPYLIAGVFRVFGIYSRSSAFVLLALNSAFSVLTCLPIFLIARRMFWEKVAVGSAWAWALLPNIIFWCTRAVWETSLAALLLSAIIWLSLTLEDRDGWAPWLQFGLLWGITALSSTSLLSFLPAAGLWAWYRRARRGKRSLAGVLLASAVFFACITPWLVRNYQTFGKFIFIRDNFGAELRLGNGPGADGTLMLYLDATHDVYAMRQFQAMGELPYIAMRRQQAVAYIRADYARFAKLCVRRYVYFWAGPPKDTQPWWMGEAKNSLFLAASALMLWGLGRALRLRRPGAWLLFWLVLLYPAMYYFVYAIPRYRHPIEPEMTILAIFLLTEAGKKTATPDQSPTRRE from the coding sequence ATGAAATCCACATCCGCGTCTGCGGAGATTCCGGCGTCCAAGTCCGGTCCGTTCCGCGACCGCTGGGCGCACATCCGAAATTCGCCGCTCTGGATCGTCGCTATAGCCCTGCTCATCCGCATCGCCTGGATTGTGATCGGCCACACCTACAAGTTCAAAAGCACCGACGACAATTTCAGCTTCGGCTGGGAAATGGGACGCATCGGGGCGTCGCTGGCTTCCGGACATGGCTTCAGCAGCCCTTTTGGGCCTCCGACCGGACCGACCGCCTGGGAGCCTCCGCTGTACCCCTATCTGATCGCGGGCGTGTTTCGGGTTTTCGGAATCTATTCCAGATCGTCCGCTTTCGTGCTGCTGGCGCTGAATAGCGCTTTCTCGGTACTGACCTGCCTCCCGATTTTTCTGATCGCGCGGCGGATGTTTTGGGAGAAGGTTGCCGTCGGCTCCGCATGGGCCTGGGCTCTGCTTCCCAACATCATTTTCTGGTGCACGCGGGCGGTGTGGGAAACCAGTCTGGCGGCGCTGCTGCTGAGTGCAATCATCTGGCTGTCCCTGACCTTGGAAGACCGCGATGGCTGGGCACCCTGGCTTCAATTTGGATTGCTTTGGGGCATCACCGCCCTGAGCAGCACTTCCCTGCTGTCCTTTTTGCCAGCGGCGGGATTGTGGGCCTGGTATCGGCGCGCTCGGCGCGGCAAGCGATCCTTGGCGGGCGTGCTGCTGGCATCCGCCGTTTTTTTTGCCTGCATCACGCCCTGGTTGGTCCGGAACTATCAGACGTTCGGCAAGTTCATTTTCATTCGCGATAATTTCGGCGCCGAGCTTCGCCTGGGCAACGGCCCTGGCGCCGACGGAACTTTGATGCTCTATCTGGATGCAACTCACGACGTTTACGCTATGCGCCAGTTTCAGGCGATGGGCGAATTGCCCTATATCGCTATGCGAAGGCAACAAGCGGTAGCCTACATCCGAGCTGACTACGCGCGATTCGCAAAACTCTGCGTGCGTCGATACGTCTATTTCTGGGCCGGCCCGCCGAAAGACACGCAGCCCTGGTGGATGGGGGAGGCGAAGAACTCACTCTTCCTCGCCGCATCGGCTCTGATGTTATGGGGACTGGGCCGCGCCCTGCGTCTGCGTAGGCCGGGCGCGTGGCTATTGTTCTGGCTGGTGCTGCTCTATCCCGCAATGTACTACTTCGTCTATGCCATCCCGCGCTACCGGCACCCGATCGAGCCGGAGATGACGATTCTGGCAATTTTTCTGCTGACCGAGGCCGGAAAGAAGACCGCGACGCCCGATCAATCGCCAACACGTAGAGAATGA
- a CDS encoding cellulose synthase family protein — MSAPKGLGPYIRQHFLDTTFRGLYHANAFDVALLIPYFIVLILLAGYGAHRYVLVYLYYKHKEKRTTEPAAYFDDLPRVTVQLPIFNEQYVVERLLESICKLKYPVQKLDIQVLDDSTDETVDVARGLVERYAALGHPVSYHHRTNRQGYKAGALAEGLRTAKGEFVAIFDADFTPPEDFLLRVIHHFTDPKIGMVQTRWTHLNRHYSFLTEVEAILLDGHFVLEHSGRARTGLFFNFNGTAGMWRRAAIDEAGGWQHDTLTEDTDLSYRAQLKGWKFIYLQDVECLAELPVEMTAFKTQQARWAKGLIQTGKKILPRVLRSNAPRHTKIEAWYHLTANLSYPLMIMLSVLLLPAMIIRFYQGWFQMLYIDLPLFMASTFSISSFYLVSQRELFPRTWPRALLYLPFLMALGIGLTITNTKAVLEALVGKESAFARTPKYSVVAKGDRIGATKYRKRLGWVPWLELLIGSYFAATVYYAIDNENYITVPFLMLFVVGYWYTGLMSLLQGRFGRGSRKATTHTKPFPVGV; from the coding sequence TTGTCGGCCCCCAAAGGTCTTGGGCCTTACATCCGCCAGCACTTTCTCGATACCACATTCCGCGGGCTATACCACGCTAATGCCTTCGATGTAGCATTGCTCATTCCGTATTTCATTGTGCTCATTTTGCTCGCCGGTTACGGAGCGCATCGCTACGTGCTGGTGTATCTGTATTACAAGCACAAGGAAAAACGCACAACCGAGCCTGCCGCTTATTTCGACGACTTGCCGCGCGTGACCGTGCAACTGCCAATTTTTAATGAACAGTATGTGGTGGAGCGATTGCTGGAGTCGATCTGCAAGCTGAAGTATCCAGTGCAGAAACTGGACATCCAAGTGCTCGACGACTCGACCGACGAAACCGTCGACGTAGCACGCGGACTGGTGGAACGTTACGCGGCGCTGGGCCATCCAGTCAGCTACCATCACCGCACGAATCGCCAGGGCTACAAGGCGGGAGCGCTCGCCGAAGGCCTTAGGACGGCGAAGGGCGAGTTTGTGGCGATTTTTGACGCCGACTTTACGCCCCCGGAAGATTTTCTGCTGCGCGTCATCCATCACTTCACCGATCCAAAGATCGGCATGGTGCAAACGCGCTGGACCCACCTCAATCGGCATTATTCTTTTCTGACTGAGGTGGAGGCGATTCTGCTGGATGGGCACTTCGTGCTTGAACACTCGGGGCGGGCGCGCACGGGATTATTTTTCAACTTCAACGGGACCGCGGGCATGTGGCGGCGAGCCGCAATCGATGAAGCCGGTGGCTGGCAACATGACACGTTGACAGAGGACACGGATCTCTCGTATCGCGCGCAGCTTAAGGGTTGGAAATTCATTTACTTGCAGGACGTGGAATGCCTTGCGGAGTTACCAGTGGAGATGACGGCGTTCAAGACGCAACAAGCCCGCTGGGCCAAGGGATTGATTCAGACCGGAAAAAAAATCCTGCCGCGAGTGCTGCGCAGCAACGCGCCGCGGCACACGAAAATCGAAGCCTGGTATCACCTGACGGCGAATCTCAGCTATCCGCTCATGATTATGCTTTCGGTCCTGCTGCTGCCGGCGATGATTATCCGGTTTTATCAGGGCTGGTTTCAGATGCTATATATCGACCTGCCGCTATTTATGGCGTCCACTTTTTCGATTTCGAGTTTCTACCTGGTCTCGCAACGCGAACTGTTTCCGCGAACCTGGCCTCGGGCCTTGTTGTATCTCCCATTTCTGATGGCGCTGGGCATCGGGCTGACCATTACCAATACCAAAGCGGTGCTTGAGGCGCTGGTGGGAAAAGAGAGTGCGTTCGCGCGTACGCCGAAATACAGCGTGGTCGCGAAAGGCGACAGGATCGGCGCTACCAAATACCGCAAGCGCCTGGGATGGGTGCCCTGGCTGGAATTGCTGATCGGGAGTTATTTCGCCGCGACGGTTTACTACGCCATCGACAACGAGAACTATATTACGGTTCCGTTTCTGATGCTTTTCGTCGTGGGGTACTGGTACACCGGTTTGATGTCTCTGCTGCAAGGACGCTTCGGGCGCGGGTCGCGCAAGGCGACGACGCACACCAAG